The segment CGGCGAAGAGTCGAAGCGCAGGGTGCCGCCGTGCTGCGCGATCACCGCGCGGGCGAGGGCGACGCCGAGGCCGGTGCCTTCGGGCCTCGTGGTGAAGAAGGGCGTGCCTGCGGCGGCGAGGGTGCGCGCATCCATCCCTGCGCCGTCGTCGCGGACCTCGAGCTCCACCAGCCCCTCGTCCCGACGGAAGCGGATCCGAACCGTGCCGCCTGCGGGCGAAGCCTCGATGGCGTTGCCCACGAGGTTGAGCAACGCCTCCTTCAGCCGCCGCGCATCCGCGCGGAGCACGAGGGGCGCGCCGTCGACGGCGAGCGCCACCGAAGCGCGGTGGGCACGGGCCTCGAGGATGGCGCAGCAGCCGTGGACCAGCTCCGCCAGGTCGAAGGGCGCAGGCTGCGGCGCAGCGAGCGGGCGGGAGAAGGAGAGGTAATCCCGGACCAGCCCCTCGATCCGCTCCACCTCCTCGCGCACCACCGCGAAGCGCCTCGCCTCCTTCTCGTCCCGCGGATCCCTGGCGAGGAGCTCCACCAGGCCCTTCACCGCTGCGAGGGGGTTCTTGATCTCGTGGGCCACCCTCGCCCCCACCGCCTCGAGGGCCTGGGCGCGCCCCTCCGTCGCGGCGACCACGGTCTCGTGGGCCTGGGCGAGGCGCTCCGCCGTGCGGGCGAGGGCGTCCGAGAGGCGGGCCACCGAGAGCCGGAGCAGCACGAGGGAGACACAGGTGAAGAGCGCGAGCAGCCAGCCGCGCTGCGGCCAGGGGATCGGCGGGAAGCGCGCCGCCAGCGGATCGGCGGCAAGGAGCGCCACCGCTGCGAAGAAGAGGACGAGGGCCACGGTGCTCTCCCGCCTGCGGCCGAAGGCGGCGAAGGCGGTGACCGAGGGGGCAAAGAGGAGGGGCAGGAAGGGGCTGCGCAGGGCGCCGCTGGCCAGGCAGGCGAGGGAGAGGCCGAGCTGGGTGGCGAGCAGCGATCGGAAGAGCGCGCCAGCCTCGATCGGCTCGCCGCGGAGGCGGAAGGCCTCCACCGCGAAGAAGGAGAACATCGCGGCGAAGCCGGCGTGGATCACGGTCCGCTGCA is part of the Vulgatibacter sp. genome and harbors:
- a CDS encoding sensor histidine kinase, with protein sequence MPAATDGLPSIHAARLREVGAAFLRLRPWVTGPAMAVALAVLWFTELPAVQRTVIHAGFAAMFSFFAVEAFRLRGEPIEAGALFRSLLATQLGLSLACLASGALRSPFLPLLFAPSVTAFAAFGRRRESTVALVLFFAAVALLAADPLAARFPPIPWPQRGWLLALFTCVSLVLLRLSVARLSDALARTAERLAQAHETVVAATEGRAQALEAVGARVAHEIKNPLAAVKGLVELLARDPRDEKEARRFAVVREEVERIEGLVRDYLSFSRPLAAPQPAPFDLAELVHGCCAILEARAHRASVALAVDGAPLVLRADARRLKEALLNLVGNAIEASPAGGTVRIRFRRDEGLVELEVRDDGAGMDARTLAAAGTPFFTTRPEGTGLGVALARAVIAQHGGTLRFDSSPGGGTAALVQLPLEC